A single region of the Oncorhynchus keta strain PuntledgeMale-10-30-2019 chromosome 4, Oket_V2, whole genome shotgun sequence genome encodes:
- the LOC118384018 gene encoding wolframin-like, with protein sequence MEPSPANTPTTPKPAPSSPLPSSLSPPTLKSTLGTRPTVPLPKSPPTSPVSPSRPFCPGPPLSPPASSLSIPPASPLRQPVRPVSQAGRSQLNAASRAPDERRGAGAAGVTPGMHPTTPVRQASIAEPEEPEEELSVEELEESAKSGDAKAQSRVGRYYLALAEERDEELNNCTAVSWLVEATKQGRKDAVKMLQHCLSTRKGITSENFEEVKKLCTETRFERGVRRAALVMYWKLNPEKKRRVAVSELLENVEHVNTEPGDAASQSPISSSTQKQRRVLESLVTSKVSCYDVGLDDFVDITKKYAQGIPPSPTMAGAGGDDDDDDEVVKNPDDLPLHQKVLKFPLHALLEIKEHLIDWASRAGMQWLSALIPTHHVNALIFFFIISNLTIDFFIFLIPLLVFYLSFFSMVICTLRVFQNSKAWENFRALTDLLSRFEPGLDLEQAETNFVWTHLEPYLYFLLSVVFVVFSFPVADKAWIPCSELATVALFFTVTSFLSLHASAELFARRALLTEVLSGVCALTQLLPESAWLLRVLGTTFVTVPLGEMVALNVGVPCLLYGHLFYLLFRMAQLRGFRGTYLCLVPYMVCFVWCELCLALLHSSSTIGLIRTCVGYLLFLFALPVLTLGLAAMLLFQVLQWFMALEITKMLVTLTVCAVPVVLRLWTRFSLNPLVVARSLSRSSIVKLILVWLSAVVLFCWMYVYRSEGMKVYNSTLTWPEYSNLCGPKAWKEYNMAQTQILCSHLEGHRVTWTGRFKYVRVTNIENGVQSVIGLLPVFVGDWMRCLYGEAYPLCDNTTDPSTPTAPPQPLPAPQPPPEDPLCKLKKLAKHECHVKRFDRYKFEVTLGMPLERKSKNGTIIEDEDATKDIVLRASNEFGPMLLHLSAGSLVEFSTVLEGRLGSKWPVFELKAIHCLTCADARVPSGRQYKIEHDWRRSAQGALQFGFDFFFSPFLTAQLSQDAETLGLGPVLIPQFQSAGL encoded by the exons ATGGAACCATCACCCGCCAACACCCCAACCaccccgaaacctgccccttccTCCCCGctaccctcctctctttccccacctACCCTTAAATCTACCCTGGGCACTAGACCCACTGTGCCCCTGCCTAAATCGCCCCCGACCTCTCCGGTCTCACCTTCCAGACCTTTTTGTCctggcccccctctctctcccccggcgtcctccctctccatccctcctgccTCCCCCCTGCGGCAGCCAGTCAGACCTGTCTCCCAGGCGGGACGATCCCAGCTCAATGCAGCCAGCAGGGCTccggatgagaggaggggggctGGTGCTGCTGGAGTTACCCCGGGCATGCACCCTACTACCCCTGTACGACAGGCTTCAATAGCTGAGCCAG AGGAGCCAGAGGAGGAGCTGAGtgtggaggagctggaggagagcGCCAAGTCTGGAGACGCCAAAGCCCAGTCTAGG GTGGGCCGTTACTACTTGGCCCTGGccgaggagagagatgaggagctGAACAACTGTACAGCAGTGAGCTGGCTGGTAGAGGCCACCAAACAGGGTCGTAAGGATGCCGTGAAGATGCTACAGCACTGCCTATCAACTAGGAAAG GCATCACGTCGGAGAACTTTGAGGAGGTGAAGAAGCTGTGTACGGAGACAAGGtttgagagaggagtgaggagggcTGCCCTGGTCATGTATTGGAAGCTCAAcccagagaagaagagaagggtggCGGTGTCTGAGCTGCTGGAGAATGTGGAACATGTCAACACagaaccag GTGACGCTGCCTCCCAGAGCCCCATATCCAGCTCCACGCAGAAACAGAGGAGAGTTCTGGAGAGTCTCGTCACCAGCAAAG TCAGTTGCTACGACGTGGGTCTGGATGACTTTGTAGATATCACTAAGAAGTACGCTCAGGGCATCCCACCTAGTCCCACTATGGCTGGGGCCGGAGGTgacgatgacgatgatgacgaaGTTGTGAAGAATCCAGATGACTTGCCCCTTCATCAGAAG GTGTTGAAGTTTCCCTTACACGCCCTGTTGGAGATCAAGGAGCACCTGATAGACTGGGCATCCCGGGCGGGCATGCAGTGGCTCAGCGCCCTCATCCCCACTCACCACGTCAATGCCCTCATCTTCTTCTTCATCATCAGCAACCTCACCATCGACTTCTTCATCTTCCTCATCCCCCTACTCgtcttctacctctccttcttCTCCATGGTCATCTGCACACTGCGCGTCTTCCAG AACTCCAAGGCGTGGGAGAACTTCCGGGCACTGACAGACCTGCTGTCTCGCTTCGAGCCGGGACTGGACCTGGAGCAAGCTGAGACTAACTTTGTCTGGACCCACCTGGAGCCCTACCTCTACTTCCTGCTGTCGGTGGTCTTCGTGGTCTTCTCCTTCCCCGTGGCTGACAAGGCCTGGATCCCCTGCTCCGAACTGGCCACCGTGGCTCTGTTCTTCACCGTCACCTCCTTCCTCAGCCTCCATGCCTCCGCTGAGCTCTTCGCCCGCCGTGCCCTGCTCACAGAGGTGTTATCGGGGGTCTGTGCCCTGACACAACTGTTACCGGAGAGCGCCTGGCTCCTGCGGGTGTTAGGCACAACGTTTGTGACTGTGCCGCTAGGGGAGATGGTGGCGCTGAACGTGGGCGTGCCCTGTCTTCTCTACGGGCACCTGTTCTACCTGCTGTTCCGCATGGCCCAGCTGAGGGGCTTCAGGGGCACCTACCTCTGCCTCGTACCCTACATGGTCTGCTTCGTCTGGTGTGAGTTGTGCCTGGCcctgctccactcctcctccaccatcgGTCTGATTCGGACCTGTGTGGGctacctcctcttcctgttcgccCTGCCTGTTCTCACCTTGGGCTTGGCGGCCATGTTGCTCTTCCAGGTCCTCCAGTGGTTCATGGCTCTGGAGATCACCAAGATGCTGGTGACTCTGACCGTGTGCGCGGTCCCGGTGGTGTTGCGGTTGTGGACGCGGTTCAGCCTGAACCCGCTGGTGGTGGCGAGGTCTCTGTCGCGGAGCAGCATAGTCAAGCTCATCCTGGTGTGGTTGAGTGCTGTGGTGCTGTTCTGCTGGATGTACGTCTACCGCTCCGAGGGCATGAAG GTGTATAACTCCACCCTCACGTGGCCGGAGTACAGTAACCTGTGTGGGCCGAAAGCCTGGAAGGAATACAATATGGCCCAAACCCAGATCCTGTGTTCTCACCTGGAGGGCCACCGGGTCACCTGGACAGGACGCTTCAAATATGTCCGCGTCACCAACATCGAGAACGGAGTCCAGTCCGTCATTGGCCTACTCCCTGTGTTTGTAGGGGACTGGATGAGATGTCTCTACGGTGAGGCCTATCCACTCTGTGACAACACCACCGACCCCTCCACTCCCACTGCCCCTCCCCAGCCCCTACCTGCACCCCAGCCCCCTCCAGAAGACCCCTTATGCAAACTGAAAAAGCTGGCGAAGCACGAGTGCCACGTGAAGCGCTTCGACCGCTACAAGTTCGAGGTGACCTTGGGCATGCCCCTGGAGAGGAAGAGTAAGAACGGGACCATTATAGAGGACGAAGACGCCACCAAGGACATCGTCCTGAGGGCCAGTAATGAGTTTGGCCCCATGTTGTTGCACCTGAGCGCTGGGAGCCTGGTAGAGTTCAGTACGGTTCTGGAGGGACGCCTGGGCTCTAAGTGGCCTGTGTTTGAGCTGAAGGCCATTCACTGTCTGACGTGTGCAGATGCCCGCGTGCCCAGCGGCAGGCAGTATAAGATAGAACATGACTGGAGGCGCTCGGCCCAGGGGGCTCTGCAGTTTGGGTTCGACTTCTTCTTTAGCCCCTTCCTCACTGCACAGCTGTCGCAGGACGCTGAAACACTG GGGCTTGGACCTGTTCTGATCCCACAGTTCCAGTCTGCAGGCCTCTAA
- the LOC118376349 gene encoding high mobility group protein 20A-like isoform X3, whose product MGHLSPCPSRMWTVSRGGSGKLYACPTWVSSPQRQGLNCSQMHIHNPFCWRMTCHLYMPVWSSPVSPPSPGPEGAPAPCLLLEEDQEPLESHTQIEPKKRKGGWPKGKKRQPPRELTAPRVPTTGFVCVSAQRSLRRTEAAGSRLQGWERSPVGEEEEAELARTLGLSSLDISVLQELLLRHILTSTDHYLP is encoded by the exons ATGGGGCACCTGTCACCTTGTCCTTCCAGAATGTGGACAGTCAGTAGAGGTGGGTCGGGGA AATTGTATGCGTGTCCTACCTGGGTCAGTTCACCTCAGAGGCAGGGATTGAACTGCAGTCAGATG CACATCCACAACCCCTTCTGCTGGAGAATGACATGTCATCTCTACATGCCAGTGTGGagctcccctgtctcccctccatcCCCAGGGCCTGAGGGTGCCCCTGCCCCCTGTCTGCTACTGGAGGAGGACCAGGAACCACTGGAGTCTCATACTCAGATTGAGCCAAAG AAACGTAAAGGTGGATGGCCAAAGGGAAAGAAGAGGCAACCTCCGAGAGAGTTAACTGCCCCCAGAGTTCCAACAACAGG ctttgtgtgtgtttctgctcaGAGGAGTTTGAGAAGGACAGAGGCAGCCGGCAGCAGGCTCCAGGGATGGGAGAGAAGCCCTgtgggtgaggaagaggaggcagAGTTGGCTCGTACGTTGGGTCTGTCCTCGCTGGACATCAGTGTGCTGCAGGAGCTGCTGCtcagacacatactgaccagcacTGACCACTATTTGCCATGA
- the LOC118376349 gene encoding high mobility group protein 20A-like isoform X4, with protein MGHLSPCPSRMWTVSRELYACPTWVSSPQRQGLNCSQMHIHNPFCWRMTCHLYMPVWSSPVSPPSPGPEGAPAPCLLLEEDQEPLESHTQIEPKKRKGGWPKGKKRQPPRELTAPRVPTTGFVCVSAQRSLRRTEAAGSRLQGWERSPVGEEEEAELARTLGLSSLDISVLQELLLRHILTSTDHYLP; from the exons ATGGGGCACCTGTCACCTTGTCCTTCCAGAATGTGGACAGTCAGTAGAG AATTGTATGCGTGTCCTACCTGGGTCAGTTCACCTCAGAGGCAGGGATTGAACTGCAGTCAGATG CACATCCACAACCCCTTCTGCTGGAGAATGACATGTCATCTCTACATGCCAGTGTGGagctcccctgtctcccctccatcCCCAGGGCCTGAGGGTGCCCCTGCCCCCTGTCTGCTACTGGAGGAGGACCAGGAACCACTGGAGTCTCATACTCAGATTGAGCCAAAG AAACGTAAAGGTGGATGGCCAAAGGGAAAGAAGAGGCAACCTCCGAGAGAGTTAACTGCCCCCAGAGTTCCAACAACAGG ctttgtgtgtgtttctgctcaGAGGAGTTTGAGAAGGACAGAGGCAGCCGGCAGCAGGCTCCAGGGATGGGAGAGAAGCCCTgtgggtgaggaagaggaggcagAGTTGGCTCGTACGTTGGGTCTGTCCTCGCTGGACATCAGTGTGCTGCAGGAGCTGCTGCtcagacacatactgaccagcacTGACCACTATTTGCCATGA
- the LOC118376349 gene encoding uncharacterized protein LOC118376349 isoform X1, producing the protein MGHLSPCPSRMWTVSRGGSGSECQLFKLFFSVTAMHVLKQQLYACPTWVSSPQRQGLNCSQMHIHNPFCWRMTCHLYMPVWSSPVSPPSPGPEGAPAPCLLLEEDQEPLESHTQIEPKKRKGGWPKGKKRQPPRELTAPRVPTTGFVCVSAQRSLRRTEAAGSRLQGWERSPVGEEEEAELARTLGLSSLDISVLQELLLRHILTSTDHYLP; encoded by the exons ATGGGGCACCTGTCACCTTGTCCTTCCAGAATGTGGACAGTCAGTAGAGGTGGGTCGGGGAGTGAGTGCCaactttttaaattatttttttcagtTACTGCAATGCACGTTTTAAAACAGC AATTGTATGCGTGTCCTACCTGGGTCAGTTCACCTCAGAGGCAGGGATTGAACTGCAGTCAGATG CACATCCACAACCCCTTCTGCTGGAGAATGACATGTCATCTCTACATGCCAGTGTGGagctcccctgtctcccctccatcCCCAGGGCCTGAGGGTGCCCCTGCCCCCTGTCTGCTACTGGAGGAGGACCAGGAACCACTGGAGTCTCATACTCAGATTGAGCCAAAG AAACGTAAAGGTGGATGGCCAAAGGGAAAGAAGAGGCAACCTCCGAGAGAGTTAACTGCCCCCAGAGTTCCAACAACAGG ctttgtgtgtgtttctgctcaGAGGAGTTTGAGAAGGACAGAGGCAGCCGGCAGCAGGCTCCAGGGATGGGAGAGAAGCCCTgtgggtgaggaagaggaggcagAGTTGGCTCGTACGTTGGGTCTGTCCTCGCTGGACATCAGTGTGCTGCAGGAGCTGCTGCtcagacacatactgaccagcacTGACCACTATTTGCCATGA
- the LOC118376349 gene encoding uncharacterized protein LOC118376349 isoform X2 has translation MGHLSPCPSRMWTVSRGGSGSECQLFKLFFSVTAMHVLKQQLYACPTWVSSPQRQGLNCSQMHIHNPFCWRMTCHLYMPVWSSPVSPPSPGPEGAPAPCLLLEEDQEPLESHTQIEPKKRKGGWPKGKKRQPPRELTAPRVPTTGSLRRTEAAGSRLQGWERSPVGEEEEAELARTLGLSSLDISVLQELLLRHILTSTDHYLP, from the exons ATGGGGCACCTGTCACCTTGTCCTTCCAGAATGTGGACAGTCAGTAGAGGTGGGTCGGGGAGTGAGTGCCaactttttaaattatttttttcagtTACTGCAATGCACGTTTTAAAACAGC AATTGTATGCGTGTCCTACCTGGGTCAGTTCACCTCAGAGGCAGGGATTGAACTGCAGTCAGATG CACATCCACAACCCCTTCTGCTGGAGAATGACATGTCATCTCTACATGCCAGTGTGGagctcccctgtctcccctccatcCCCAGGGCCTGAGGGTGCCCCTGCCCCCTGTCTGCTACTGGAGGAGGACCAGGAACCACTGGAGTCTCATACTCAGATTGAGCCAAAG AAACGTAAAGGTGGATGGCCAAAGGGAAAGAAGAGGCAACCTCCGAGAGAGTTAACTGCCCCCAGAGTTCCAACAACAGG GAGTTTGAGAAGGACAGAGGCAGCCGGCAGCAGGCTCCAGGGATGGGAGAGAAGCCCTgtgggtgaggaagaggaggcagAGTTGGCTCGTACGTTGGGTCTGTCCTCGCTGGACATCAGTGTGCTGCAGGAGCTGCTGCtcagacacatactgaccagcacTGACCACTATTTGCCATGA